The region TGACCCAGGATGACTGGGAAAAGGACTTCGGTAAGGCACTGATGGTCTACCTCAACGGCAATGCCATTACGGAGACCACCGACCGCGGTGAGGAGATCGTGGATGATTCCTTCATCATGATTTTCAACGCCCACCACGAAACCATCGAGTTCACCTTGCCGGACAAGGATTTGGGTGCCGGGTGGAAGATGCTGGTCGACACTGCCGATTCTGGCGGCTACCCCGCTGAGGAAACCATCATCGCGGCAAAGGGTACGATCAACGTACAACCGCGCTCGACTCTGGTGCTGCACCAAGTGGAGCCGCCCATTTTCGACTGACCCCGACTAAGTAGAAAGGCTGCTTGTGCCTTATCACGCTCACGGCGCCCGCATCGATGTCACTGGCGAGGCCATCGTGTTAGAACGCACGCTGCTGGCCACGTCTTTAGGACAACCGGCGCGGGAGTCCCTCCCCGTTTCCGACATCACCGGGGTTGAGGTACACGCACCTTCTACACGCAGCTTCGGCGAGATCTACCTCGAAGGCATTGACCGCCGTCTACGTTTCGCACCGCACCAGGAAGTTGCGGCGAAGGCGTGTGCGGATGCCATTAACGCCGCCCTGCGCGGTGAGGCCCCACCGACACCGGATAGCCTGCACGTCACCGGCCTGGACTTCACTGCTGTCGATGTGGAAACCGCCAACGACAACTGGGGCTCGATCTGCCAGATTGGTGCCGTGCGTTTCCGCGACGGTGAAGAAGTCGACGCCCGCACCTGGCTGTGTACCCCGCCTCCAGGTCTCGAGGACTTTGCTGAGGTCAACATCTCCATCCATGGCATTACGGCTGACGATGTCGCCGATGCCCCGGACTTTGCCACCTGTGCAGCTGAGCTTTTCGTCTTCTTGGGCGATGACATCATGGTCGCGCACAACGCGCAGTTCGATGCCACTGCGCTGCGCTCTGCTCTGCGCACCGCGGGCGCCGATGTCCCAGAGGTCACCTGCGCCTGCTCCCTTGCGCTGTCGCGTGATGCATCGAAAGCCAAGCTTATCGATGTCGCCAACCACAAACTGCCGACTGTCACCAAGGTCTTTTCCGACGAGGATTTCCAGCACCACGAAGCAACTGCCGATGCCCGTGCCGCTGGCATCATCATCTCTGGCCTGGCGCAACGATACGGCCATACCGGCAGCATCGAAGATCTCTTCACCAACCGGGAATTTTCCTTAGGCAAAATCACCGCCGATGCGGTTCTGCCAGTCCTGCGCGCACATACCGCTCCCCTCTCGGGCCGCGACCTGGGCGCTGGTACCGACTTCCGCGACCCGAAGCGCTCTGCATGGGAAAGCGACGAATCACCAAAGAAGTCCAGCAAGTCGCAGTCCAAGAAGTCTTCTGGCCCTGCACCTTGGCAGGCCGTGGCTACCCCGGATACCATCCCGGAGCCCAACGAAGATGCCGACCCAACCGGCAAGCTCTATGGCCAAAACGTCACTCTCACCGGCGAGTTCGCTCCTTTTGATAAAGGACAACTCTGGTCCGGCATTGCCGAGTGCGGCGGTCAGGTAGCCAAGAACGTCACCAAGAAGACCACCATGCTGGTCGTCGGTGAATGGGGCAAGAAGACCTCCAAAGAAAAGCGCGCCGAAGAGCTCAACGAAAAGGGCCAAGACATCAC is a window of Corynebacterium camporealensis DNA encoding:
- a CDS encoding exonuclease domain-containing protein translates to MPYHAHGARIDVTGEAIVLERTLLATSLGQPARESLPVSDITGVEVHAPSTRSFGEIYLEGIDRRLRFAPHQEVAAKACADAINAALRGEAPPTPDSLHVTGLDFTAVDVETANDNWGSICQIGAVRFRDGEEVDARTWLCTPPPGLEDFAEVNISIHGITADDVADAPDFATCAAELFVFLGDDIMVAHNAQFDATALRSALRTAGADVPEVTCACSLALSRDASKAKLIDVANHKLPTVTKVFSDEDFQHHEATADARAAGIIISGLAQRYGHTGSIEDLFTNREFSLGKITADAVLPVLRAHTAPLSGRDLGAGTDFRDPKRSAWESDESPKKSSKSQSKKSSGPAPWQAVATPDTIPEPNEDADPTGKLYGQNVTLTGEFAPFDKGQLWSGIAECGGQVAKNVTKKTTMLVVGEWGKKTSKEKRAEELNEKGQDITIWSAQQLLEELGLDEQPPF